One Carassius gibelio isolate Cgi1373 ecotype wild population from Czech Republic chromosome A20, carGib1.2-hapl.c, whole genome shotgun sequence DNA segment encodes these proteins:
- the arv1 gene encoding protein ARV1: MAPRLFKCIECNEDASELHRDYSNGILKITICSSCKKPVDKYIEYDPVIILIDATLCKIQAFRHILFNTEINIHWKLCVFCLLCEAYLRWSLLQGSQANDDPADIIRYTKEWEFYCLFALASLELAVFCAGVLLILWTAQCCSGSSLELKALLKALLLSSYGKVLLIPAVIWEHDFSPLCFSLIRLFVLTSNSQAIRVILNCSRRRSLLAVCGGLLLETWVAQALKTLQVCSQDYLSML; the protein is encoded by the exons ATGGCACCGCGACTCTTTAAATGCATCGAGTGTAACGAAGATGCAAGCGAGCTGCATCGAGATTACAGCAACGGAATACTGAAGATCACCATATGT AGTTCATGCAAGAAGCCAGTTGACAAATACATCGAATATGATCCAGTTATTATTCTGATAGATGCCACTCTATGCAAAATCCAGGCCTTTAGACATATCCTCTTCAATACTGAGATAAAT ATCCATTGGAAGCTGTGTGTGTTCTGTCTGCTGTGTGAGGCCTATCTGCGCTGGTCCCTCCTGCAGGGGTCCCAGGCCAACGATGACCCCGCCGATATCATCCGTTACACTAAAGAGTGGGAGTTTTACTGCCTGTTTGCACTGGCTTCACTGG agttgGCCGTGTTCTGCGCAGGTGTGTTGCTCATTCTGTGGACGGCGCAGTGCTGCTCCGGTTCCTCTTTAGAACTGAAGGCGCTGTTGAAGGCACTTCTGCTCTCCAGCTACGGCAAAGTGCTGCTTATTCCAGCTGTGATCTGGGAGCACGATTTCTCCCCGCTCTGCTTCAGCCTCATACGACTGTTCGTCCTGACCTCCAATTCACAAGCCATAAGAG TGATTCTGAACTGCAGTCGGCGACGGTCTCTCCTGGCGGTGTGTGGTGGTCTGCTGTTAGAGACGTGGGTCGCCCAGGCTTTAAAAACACTGCAAGTCTGTTCACAAGACTATCTGTCAATGCTCTAG